A portion of the Punica granatum isolate Tunisia-2019 chromosome 7, ASM765513v2, whole genome shotgun sequence genome contains these proteins:
- the LOC116212830 gene encoding berberine bridge enzyme-like 18: MEINVHSSRFQLCCLVILLCSPIIAFASSNPHEDFLQCLTLNSTNDTSISQVVYTPANSSYSYVLDVSIQNLRFLTPDAPKPLVIVTPVDVSQVQTTVYCSRKYGLQVRMRSGGHDYEGLSYLSGVPFVILDLVNLRTITVDAGNATAWVQSGATVGELYYRISEKSMTLGFPAGVCPTVGVGGHFSGGGYGMMLRKYGLAADNIMDAQVVDVNGKLLDRKLMGEDLFWAIRGGGGNTFGVVVSWKIRLVPVPETVTGFAVLRTLDQNATSLVNKWQFIAAQELPDELYMRVILQSYNGADGNRTIQAIFQTLYLGEADELLDVMGSSFPELGLTREDCIEMPWINSTLYFTGFSGQPLEILLNRSSNTKSYFKNKSDYVKKPISEPVLEEIWKWFFKADQGALQMILNPYGGRMSEISESAIPFPHRAGKIYMIQHITAWNNGSVEESAKGISLIRSLYGFMAPYVSKSPRSAYVNYRDLDIGINNEFGNTSYRQASIWGTKYYNRNFDRLVRVKTAVDPSNFFRNEQSVPPLTSW, encoded by the exons ATGGAGATCAACGTCCACTCCTCTAGGTTCCAGCTCTGTTGCTTGGTTATTCTCCTTTGCTCTCCCATCATAGCCTTTGCTTCTAGTAATCCTCACGAGGACTTTCTTCAGTGCCTCACCCTCAATTCGACAAACGATACCTCCATTTCACAAGTCGTATACACTCCAGCCAACTCATCGTATTCATATGTCCTGGACGTTTCTATACAAAACTTAAGGTTCCTAACACCGGATGCCCCAAAGCCATTAGTCATCGTTACCCCGGTGGACGTCTCCCAAGTTCAAACCACGGTCTACTGCTCGAGAAAGTATGGCCTACAAGTGCGAATGCGGAGTGGGGGCCATGACTACGAGGGTCTGTCATACCTCTCTGGTGTCCCGTTCGTCATCCTTGATCTGGTCAACCTCAGAACTATCACTGTTGATGCTGGAAATGCAACTGCATGGGTgcagtcaggagccactgtcGGGGAACTGTACTATAGGATCAGCGAAAAGAGCATGACCTTAGGGTTCCCTGCTGGGGTTTGCCCCACCGTTGGGGTTGGCGGGCACTTCAGTGGCGGCGGCTATGGAATGATGTTGCGCAAGTACGGTCTCGCAGCTGACAATATCATGGATGCGCAG GTCGTAGATGTGAATGGCAAGCTTCTTGACCGGAAATTGATGGGGGAGGATCTCTTTTGGGCCATTCGGGGAGGCGGAGGGAACACATTCGGGGTGGTGGTCTCATGGAAGATCAGGCTTGTCCCGGTTCCGGAGACCGTGACTGGATTCGCAGTCCTCCGAACCCTAGACCAGAATGCCACCAGTCTTGTCAACAAGTGGCAATTCATCGCAGCCCAGGAACTCCCAGATGAGCTGTACATGAGGGTCATCTTGCAGAGTTACAATGGGGCAGACGGCAACAGAACGATCCAAGCCATCTTCCAAACCCTGTACCTAGGGGAGGCTGATGAGCTTCTTGACGTGATGGGCTCGAGCTTCCCGGAGCTTGGGCTGACAAGAGAGGACTGCATCGAGATGCCCTGGATCAACTCAACCCTCTATTTTACTGGATTCTCAGGCCAGCCCTTGGAAATCCTATTGAACCGAAGCTCAAACACAAAAAGCTACTTCAAGAACAAGTCGGACTATGTGAAGAAACCCATCTCCGAGCCCGTGCTGGAGGAGATATGGAAGTGGTTCTTCAAGGCAGACCAAGGAGCCTTGCAAATGATATTGAACCCTTACGGAGGAAGAATGAGTGAAATTTCTGAGTCTGCAATTCCATTCCCACATAGGGCTGGAAAAATATACATGATCCAGCACATAACTGCTTGGAATAATGGATCAGTTGAGGAATCTGCCAAGGGCATATCCTTGATCAGGAGCTTATATGGATTTATGGCGCCTTATGTTTCAAAATCTCCAAGATCAGCTTATGTGAACTACCGAGACCTTGATATCGGGATAAATAACGAGTTTGGTAACACAAGTTACAGGCAAGCCAGTATATGGGGCACCAAGTATTACAACCGAAACTTTGACAGGTTGGTGAGGGTGAAGACTGCGGTTGATCCGAGTAATTTCTTCAGGAACGAACAGAGTGTTCCCCCGCTCACTTCTTGGTAG